A segment of the Streptomyces sp. NBC_01235 genome:
ATCCTCGACCGCCTTGTCCAGGGCGCGCAGCACATCGGTCTTGATGTCGCGCTTCTCGGCGACGGCCTCGACGACGAACTGGCGGTCGGCCAGATCGGCGAGGTCGTGGGTGAAGGACAGCCGCGCGAGGATCTGATCGCGCTGCTCCTCGCCGAGTCTGCCGCGCCGCACGCCCCGGTCGAGGGAGGCGGTGATGCGGCGGCGGCCTGCCTCGACGGCGTCGAACGTGGCTTCGGCGACGCGGACGTCGATGCCGCCGCGGGCGGCGACTTCGGCGATGCCGGAGCCCATGAGGCCGCAGCCGACGACGCCGAGGCGGGTGACGGGATCCATGGGGGGTCCTCTCCGTTGGGTCAGACGTTGCGGCGGTACTGGCCGCCGACCTCGAAGAAGGCGTCGGTGATCTGCTCGAGCGAGCAGACCCGGGCAGCCTCCATGAGGACGGCGAAGACGTTGCGGTCGCCGGTCGCCGCGTCCTTGAGGGCGGTCAGGGCCGCGTGTGCCGCGTCACGGTGACCTTGCTGGAAGTCCCGCACGCGTCCCAGCTGGGAGACCTTCTCTTCCTCGGTGGCGCGGGCGAGTTCGACGGCGCCGGGCTCGGCCGTGTCGGCGTGGGGGTTGCGGAAGGTGTTGACGCCGATGAGGGGGAGCGTGCCGTCGTGTTTGCGCTGCTCGTAGAGCATCGACTCGTCCTGGATGCGGCCGCGCTGGTAGCCGGTCTCCATGGCGCCGAGCACGCCGCCGCGTTCGCTGATCCGCTCGAACTCCTGGAGTACGGCCTCCTCGACCAGGTCGGTGAGTTCGTCGATGACGAACGAGCCCTGGAGCGGGTTCTCGTTCATCGCCAGGCCCCACTCCCGGTTGATGATCAGCTGGATGGCCAGGGCCCGGCGAACGGAGTCCTCGGTGGGGGTCGTGACGGCCTCGTCGTAGGCGTTGGTGTGCAGGCTGTTGCAGTTGTCGTAGATCGCGATCAGTGCCTGGAGCGTGGTGCGGATGTCGTTGAAGTCCATCTCCTGGGCGTGCAGGGAGCGTCCGGAGGTCTGGACGTGGTATTTCAGCTTCTGGCTGCGCTCGTTCGCGCCGTACTTCTCCTTCATGGCGACCGCCCAGATACGGCGGGCCACCCGGCCGAGGACGGAGTACTCGGGGTCCATGCCGTTGGAGAAGAAGAACGACAGGTTCGGGGCGAAGTCGTCGATGCGCATGCCCCGCGCCAGGTAGGCCTCGACGTAGGTGAAGCCGTTGGCCAAGGTGAAGGCGAGCTGGCTGATCGGGTTCGCGCCGGCTTCGGCGATGTGGTAGCCGGAGATGGACACCGAGTAGAAGTTGCGGACCTTGTGGGCGATGAACCACTCCTGGATGTCGGCCATCATCCGCAGGCTGAACTCGGTGGAGAACAGGCAGGTGTTCTGACCCTGGTCCTCCTTGAGGATGTCGGCCTGCACCGTGCCCCGCACGCTCGCCAGCGCGTGGGCCCGCAGTTCGGCCGCCTCCTCCGGCGACGGTTCGCGGCCCTCGGCGGCACGGAACCTCTCCACCTGCTGGTCGATCGCGGTGTTGAGGAAGAACGCCAGGACGGTCGGGGCGGGTCCGTTGATCGTCATGGAGACCGAGGTGGTCGGCGCGATCAGGTCGAAGCCGTCGTAGAGCGCCTTCATGTCGTCCAGCGTGGCCACCGAGACGCCGGACGTGCCGACCTTGCCGTAGATGTCGGGGCGTTCGTCGGGGTCACGGCCGTAGAGGGTGACGGAGTCGAAAGCGGTGGACAGGCGGGTGGCCGGCTGGCCCTCGGAGAGCAGCTTGAAGCGCCGGTTGGTGCGGAACGGGTCGCCCTCGCCGGCGAACATCCGGGCCGGGTCCTCGCCGTCGCGCTTGAAGGGGAACACCCCGGCGGTGAAGGGGAAATAGCCGGGCAGGTTCTCCCGCCGCCAGAACCGCACCAGTTCCCCGTGGTCGGTGAAGCGGGGCAGCGCGACGCGGGGGATCTTGTTTCCGGAGAGGGACTCTCGGGTCAGCCTGGTGCGGAGCTCCTTCTCCCGGACCTTCACCACCTGCTCGTCACCGGAATAGGAGGCCACGACAGCGGGCCAGTTCCGGATCTGCTGCGTGACCTGGTGCGGGAGGTTCTCGCGGGCGTCTTCGAGGAGTGCCCGCACGTTCGCGGCGTCGGAACCGGCCGCGACGAGTTCGCCGCTGACCGTCTCCAGGCGTTGCACCCGCCGTGCCGCCTCGGTCAGCCGGCCGGTCTCGGCGTGATAGGCGCGGACGCTGTCGGTGATCTCCGCGAGGTAGCGCACCCGGTCCGCGGGGACCACCTGACGGATGCCGGAGGAGTGGCGCACGTCGACCGGCGCCAGCGTGCCCTCCGACAGCGGCAGGTCCTTCCCGGCCAGGCCGGTCCTGAGGTGCTGGTAGAGAGCCGTGACACCGTCGTCGTTGAAGGTGGCCGCCGAGGTGCCGTACACCGGCATGTCCTCCGGGCGCATCCCGAACGCCTCGCGGTTGCGCACCAGTTGGCGGCCCACGTCGCGCAACGCGTCCTTGGCGCCGCGCCGCTCGAACTTGTTGATCGCCACGACGTCGGCGAAGTCGAGCATGTCGATCTTCTCCAGCTGCGAGGCGGCGCCGAACTCCGGCGTCATCACATACAGCGAGGTGTCGACGAACGGCACGATCGCCGCGTCGCCCTGGCCGATGCCCGGCGTCTCCACGATCACCAGGTCGAACCCGGCGGCCTTGACCACGTCGATCACGTCCGCCAGGTGCTCGGGAAGCTCGCGGCTGCCCCGGGTGGCCAGGCTGCGGAAGAACACCCGGTTGCCGTCGAGGGAGTTCATCCGGATCCGGTCGCCCAGCAGCGCGCCGCCGCCCCGGCGACGGGTCGGGTCGACCGCGATCACCGCGATCCGCAGCTTGTCCTGCTGGTCGACACGCAACCGGCGCACCAACTCGTCGGTCAGCGACGACTTTCCCGAGCCACCCGTGCCGGTGATGCCGAGCACCGGCACCGCCCGCGACACCGCCGCGGCACGCACCTGCTCCAGGAACTCCCCGGGCAGCTTGCCGAGTTCCGCACCCGTGACGGCACGGGCGATCGCGAACCGGTCACCCGCCAGCACAGCGGCGGCGTCGGCCGGCCTGCCGTCCCAGAGGTCGAAGTCGCAGTCCCTCACCACTGAGTTGACCATCCCGGCCAGGCCCATCCGCTGCCCGTCCTCCGGGGAGAAGATGGTCACCCCGCTGCCCCGCAGCCGGGCGATCTCCTCGGGCACGATGACGCCTCCGCCCCCGCCCACCACACGGACATGGTCCGCTCCCTGCGCGCGCAGCGACTCGACCAGGTACTCGAAGTACTCCACGTGCCCGCCCTGGTAGGAGGAGACGGCCACACCGTGGGCGTCCTCCTCCAGCGCCG
Coding sequences within it:
- the icmF gene encoding fused isobutyryl-CoA mutase/GTPase IcmF, which codes for MSDLHRPVHPVRLVTASALFDGHDASINIMRRIFQSQGAEVIHLGHNRSVREVVDAALEEDAHGVAVSSYQGGHVEYFEYLVESLRAQGADHVRVVGGGGGVIVPEEIARLRGSGVTIFSPEDGQRMGLAGMVNSVVRDCDFDLWDGRPADAAAVLAGDRFAIARAVTGAELGKLPGEFLEQVRAAAVSRAVPVLGITGTGGSGKSSLTDELVRRLRVDQQDKLRIAVIAVDPTRRRGGGALLGDRIRMNSLDGNRVFFRSLATRGSRELPEHLADVIDVVKAAGFDLVIVETPGIGQGDAAIVPFVDTSLYVMTPEFGAASQLEKIDMLDFADVVAINKFERRGAKDALRDVGRQLVRNREAFGMRPEDMPVYGTSAATFNDDGVTALYQHLRTGLAGKDLPLSEGTLAPVDVRHSSGIRQVVPADRVRYLAEITDSVRAYHAETGRLTEAARRVQRLETVSGELVAAGSDAANVRALLEDARENLPHQVTQQIRNWPAVVASYSGDEQVVKVREKELRTRLTRESLSGNKIPRVALPRFTDHGELVRFWRRENLPGYFPFTAGVFPFKRDGEDPARMFAGEGDPFRTNRRFKLLSEGQPATRLSTAFDSVTLYGRDPDERPDIYGKVGTSGVSVATLDDMKALYDGFDLIAPTTSVSMTINGPAPTVLAFFLNTAIDQQVERFRAAEGREPSPEEAAELRAHALASVRGTVQADILKEDQGQNTCLFSTEFSLRMMADIQEWFIAHKVRNFYSVSISGYHIAEAGANPISQLAFTLANGFTYVEAYLARGMRIDDFAPNLSFFFSNGMDPEYSVLGRVARRIWAVAMKEKYGANERSQKLKYHVQTSGRSLHAQEMDFNDIRTTLQALIAIYDNCNSLHTNAYDEAVTTPTEDSVRRALAIQLIINREWGLAMNENPLQGSFVIDELTDLVEEAVLQEFERISERGGVLGAMETGYQRGRIQDESMLYEQRKHDGTLPLIGVNTFRNPHADTAEPGAVELARATEEEKVSQLGRVRDFQQGHRDAAHAALTALKDAATGDRNVFAVLMEAARVCSLEQITDAFFEVGGQYRRNV